Proteins encoded together in one Acidobacteriota bacterium window:
- a CDS encoding DUF485 domain-containing protein: protein MKQTARQILDSPEFKRMIARRWICSVILTSALFAIYYGYIVLIAVNKPLMAQKVGEVTTLGIPIGVAVIVLSWVLTAIYVVWANRVHDPDVNDLKRKFR from the coding sequence ATGAAACAGACCGCCCGCCAGATTCTGGACTCACCGGAGTTCAAGCGCATGATCGCAAGGCGATGGATATGTTCGGTCATCCTGACCAGTGCGCTGTTTGCGATCTACTACGGCTACATCGTGCTCATCGCGGTGAACAAGCCCTTGATGGCGCAGAAGGTCGGCGAGGTGACGACGCTCGGGATTCCGATCGGCGTGGCCGTCATCGTGCTGTCGTGGGTGCTGACGGCCATCTACGTGGTGTGGGCCAACAGGGTGCACGATCCCGACGTCAATGATCTGAAGCGGAAGTTTCGTTAA
- a CDS encoding glycoside hydrolase has product MRSERCVVWLSTVAAMACVLAAATPTALLPPVADVPFAPGLFSEIRWRHIGPFRGGRTKALSGVPSQPGTFYIGPVNGGVWRTTDFGRTWQSMFDDQPTGSVGAIAVAPSNPNRIYVGSGEGMQRPDLSTGDGFYRSNDGGRTWTHLGLRDGQQIPQIIVDPRDQNRLFVAVLGHPYGPNEERGIFRSLDGGATFQKVLYKDENTGGVDLAFDPANPDTVYAVLWESRLGPWENAEWRGPGGGLFKSTDGGNTWKPLTKGLPSNADGLGRIGITVAPSDPRRLYAVVEARQSGFYRSDDAGESWYLVCNDQRVVARPSDATDVRVNPRNPDIVFVPTIVTWKSIDGGKTFAGIRGAPGGDDYQRIWINPDNPDIMALTVDQGAVITVNGGASWSSWYTQPTAQMFHVNTDNSFPYRVCGGQQDSGSACVQSRGDDGQITFREWHPVGVEEYGYAVPDPLNADIVYGGKLTRYDRRTGQVQNVGPKPLRGDGYRTVRTAPVVFSQADPHVLFFASNTLWKTLDGGQNWTSVSPDLTRKTWEVPANVGKYRTDAQAAVAQRGVIYTIAPSPLRLGRIWVGTDDGLIHTTADGGLTWKDVTPPDLKPWAKVSIMDASHVDQLTAYAAIDTMRLDDTRPHIYRTHDGGRTWAHITTGIPDGGIVRVVREDPKRKGLLFAGTEQAVYVSFDDGDHWRSLRLNMPASSVRDLVVKGDDLVVATHGRGFWILDDITPLRQISEQVMASDVHLFKPQDAWRFRWNKNTDTPLPPDEPAGQNPPDGAVINYYLKTAAAGRVTLEILDSAGKIVRAYSSDEIPEPPIEGRNIPDYWIRPPQVLSAVAGLHRFVWDVRYAAPAVTEFEYPISAIFWNTPREPRGPFVLPGVYTVRLTVAGRSLKQPLTVKMDPRVRTSLAGLQQQFALSMQMYDGIATSAAASTEIAAVRAQLDAVKAKAGAGPVAESIAVLDQRLAVLGGQTTGRRAGRAATAATNDLGRISGELTQMFGLLQEADAAPPTQNAAVARRLADSLAQLLAQWNRIRTADLPALNAKLKQAGLVQITLK; this is encoded by the coding sequence ATGCGTTCAGAGCGGTGTGTCGTGTGGCTGTCAACCGTTGCGGCGATGGCGTGTGTCTTGGCAGCCGCGACGCCGACCGCCTTACTCCCCCCCGTGGCCGATGTGCCGTTTGCGCCAGGCTTGTTCAGCGAGATCCGCTGGCGTCACATCGGCCCCTTCCGCGGCGGGCGCACCAAGGCGCTGTCGGGCGTTCCGTCCCAGCCGGGCACGTTCTACATAGGCCCGGTGAACGGCGGTGTGTGGAGAACAACCGACTTCGGACGGACGTGGCAATCGATGTTCGATGACCAGCCGACCGGATCGGTGGGCGCCATCGCGGTGGCGCCCTCGAACCCGAACCGGATCTACGTCGGCAGCGGCGAGGGCATGCAGCGCCCCGACCTGTCCACCGGCGACGGCTTCTATCGATCCAACGACGGCGGAAGGACGTGGACGCATCTGGGCCTGCGAGACGGCCAGCAGATTCCGCAGATCATCGTCGACCCACGCGACCAGAACCGGCTGTTCGTCGCCGTGCTGGGCCATCCTTACGGCCCGAACGAAGAGCGAGGCATCTTCCGTTCGCTCGATGGCGGCGCCACATTTCAGAAAGTGCTCTACAAGGACGAGAACACGGGAGGTGTCGATCTGGCCTTCGATCCCGCCAACCCCGACACCGTCTATGCCGTGCTGTGGGAATCACGGCTCGGGCCGTGGGAAAACGCCGAATGGCGCGGCCCTGGCGGCGGGCTGTTCAAGTCGACCGATGGCGGAAACACGTGGAAGCCGCTCACCAAGGGCCTTCCGTCCAACGCGGACGGGCTCGGGCGGATCGGCATTACCGTCGCGCCGAGCGATCCCCGCCGGCTGTACGCGGTGGTCGAGGCGCGTCAGAGCGGTTTCTACCGGTCGGATGATGCCGGCGAAAGCTGGTACCTGGTGTGCAACGACCAGCGCGTCGTGGCACGGCCATCGGATGCTACCGATGTTCGCGTCAACCCGCGCAACCCCGACATCGTCTTTGTCCCGACGATCGTGACGTGGAAGTCGATCGACGGCGGGAAGACGTTCGCCGGCATTCGAGGCGCGCCCGGCGGCGACGACTATCAGCGCATCTGGATCAACCCGGACAACCCCGACATCATGGCGCTCACCGTGGACCAGGGGGCCGTCATCACGGTGAACGGCGGTGCGAGCTGGAGCAGTTGGTACACCCAGCCGACGGCGCAGATGTTCCACGTCAACACGGACAACAGCTTTCCGTATCGCGTGTGCGGCGGCCAGCAGGATAGCGGATCCGCCTGTGTGCAGAGCCGCGGCGATGACGGGCAGATCACGTTTCGCGAATGGCATCCAGTGGGTGTGGAAGAGTACGGCTACGCCGTGCCCGACCCCCTGAATGCCGACATCGTCTACGGTGGCAAGCTGACGCGCTACGACCGGCGCACCGGACAGGTGCAGAACGTCGGCCCGAAGCCGCTTCGTGGCGACGGCTACCGCACCGTACGGACGGCTCCGGTCGTGTTTTCTCAGGCCGATCCGCATGTGTTGTTCTTCGCCTCGAACACGCTGTGGAAGACGCTCGACGGGGGCCAGAACTGGACAAGCGTCAGCCCGGATCTCACGCGCAAGACATGGGAAGTGCCTGCCAACGTCGGCAAGTACCGGACTGACGCCCAGGCGGCGGTAGCCCAACGGGGTGTCATCTATACGATCGCGCCCTCGCCGCTGAGGCTCGGCCGGATCTGGGTGGGCACAGACGATGGCCTGATCCACACGACGGCGGATGGGGGCCTCACCTGGAAGGACGTGACGCCACCGGACTTGAAGCCGTGGGCGAAAGTGTCAATCATGGACGCCTCGCACGTCGACCAACTGACGGCGTACGCTGCCATCGACACGATGCGGCTCGACGACACGCGTCCCCACATCTATCGCACGCACGATGGCGGCAGGACGTGGGCGCACATCACCACCGGCATTCCAGATGGCGGTATCGTCCGTGTCGTGCGCGAGGATCCGAAGCGAAAGGGGCTGCTGTTTGCGGGCACCGAGCAGGCGGTCTACGTGTCGTTTGATGACGGCGACCACTGGCGGTCGCTGCGCCTGAACATGCCGGCCTCCTCCGTACGCGACCTGGTAGTGAAGGGTGACGACCTCGTTGTGGCCACGCACGGCCGGGGATTCTGGATTCTCGACGACATTACGCCTCTGCGGCAGATCAGCGAGCAGGTGATGGCGTCCGATGTTCACTTGTTCAAGCCGCAGGACGCGTGGCGATTCCGCTGGAACAAGAACACCGACACGCCGTTACCGCCCGACGAACCGGCGGGGCAGAACCCGCCCGATGGTGCCGTCATCAACTACTACCTGAAGACGGCTGCGGCCGGACGGGTGACGCTGGAGATTCTCGATAGCGCCGGCAAGATCGTGAGGGCGTACTCGAGCGACGAGATACCGGAGCCGCCGATTGAGGGGCGCAACATTCCCGACTACTGGATCCGGCCGCCCCAGGTGCTGTCGGCAGTGGCCGGGCTGCATCGGTTCGTGTGGGACGTGCGATACGCCGCGCCGGCGGTCACTGAGTTCGAGTATCCGATCTCCGCCATCTTCTGGAACACGCCGCGCGAGCCGCGGGGGCCATTCGTGCTGCCAGGCGTGTACACGGTGAGGTTGACTGTTGCTGGCCGGAGCCTGAAGCAGCCGCTAACCGTGAAGATGGACCCGCGTGTCAGGACATCGCTCGCGGGATTGCAGCAGCAATTCGCGTTGTCCATGCAGATGTACGACGGCATCGCGACATCGGCTGCGGCGTCGACCGAGATCGCGGCGGTCAGGGCGCAGCTTGACGCGGTGAAGGCGAAGGCTGGCGCCGGACCGGTGGCGGAATCGATCGCGGTGCTTGATCAGAGACTGGCTGTGCTCGGCGGCCAGACGACTGGACGGCGCGCCGGGCGCGCCGCAACGGCGGCGACCAATGATCTGGGACGGATCAGTGGCGAACTGACGCAGATGTTCGGTCTGCTTCAGGAAGCTGATGCCGCTCCGCCCACTCAGAATGCGGCTGTGGCGCGCAGGCTGGCTGATTCGCTCGCCCAGTTGCTGGCGCAGTGGAATCGAATCAGGACTGCCGATCTGCCGGCGTTGAACGCGAAACTGAAACAGGCGGGACTGGTGCAGATCACGTTGAAATAG
- a CDS encoding zf-TFIIB domain-containing protein: MNCPNCQAVMTGRPFDRLYGRSIDLDICHVCQVIWFDNQEMLQLAPRATLDLLAAIATEQNAPRTTLAATLRCPRCATPLEDTHDMQRATRFTYFRCPAGHGRIMTYYQFLRARSFVRVLNADEVNDLRRRIKQINCANCGAPIDLGQDAACRFCRTPVAVLDPDQMQKAVAQLKETAEAKSRIDPLLPLTLARERAAAEAAFADTDPPDLLADGLRALRALLS; encoded by the coding sequence ATGAACTGCCCAAACTGCCAGGCGGTGATGACCGGCCGGCCGTTCGATCGTCTTTATGGCCGGTCGATCGATCTCGACATCTGCCACGTGTGCCAGGTGATCTGGTTCGACAACCAGGAGATGCTGCAACTGGCGCCGCGCGCGACGCTCGATCTGCTGGCGGCGATTGCGACCGAGCAGAACGCTCCGCGTACTACGCTGGCGGCCACGTTGCGGTGCCCGCGCTGCGCGACGCCGCTCGAGGACACTCACGACATGCAGCGGGCGACGCGCTTTACCTACTTCCGCTGCCCGGCCGGGCACGGCCGCATCATGACGTACTACCAGTTTCTTCGGGCCAGGAGCTTCGTGCGCGTGTTGAACGCCGACGAAGTGAACGACCTGCGGCGCCGGATCAAGCAGATCAATTGCGCCAACTGCGGCGCGCCGATCGATCTCGGACAGGATGCGGCCTGCCGGTTCTGCCGCACGCCGGTCGCCGTCCTCGATCCGGATCAGATGCAGAAAGCCGTGGCGCAGTTGAAAGAGACAGCCGAGGCGAAGAGCCGGATCGACCCGCTGCTGCCCCTGACGCTGGCCAGGGAACGCGCCGCGGCCGAGGCGGCGTTCGCGGACACGGATCCCCCGGACTTGCTGGCCGATGGCCTACGCGCTCTCCGCGCGCTGTTGTCCTGA
- a CDS encoding S46 family peptidase, with the protein MKRAVFIPLLAAAIALAVTGLVADDGMWTFDNPPRKLIKEKYGFDITDQWLEHIRLSAVRVSGASASFVSPDGLLLTNQHVGRDQVAKLSTPQRDLIKDGFYAAARDEELKCTDFEANVLVSYEDMTRRVQGAAKAGATDKDANAQRKAEMATIEKECSTQTGLKCEIVTLYSGGEYWLYRNKKYTDIRLVFAPEQDIAYFGGDYDNFTYPRWNFDITFFRVYENGQPLKSEHFLKWSKNGAVEGELIFAPGYPGATSRLLTVGQLKYQRDIGNLLQMHVWTSRRDALVRYQALGAEQARRGSTPRLGLENSIKRLIGQQDGLKNPRIFKKKEDDESALRAKVAASPEWQKLYAAGWDQIAAAYAALPAFARRIAFSNLTASRLGGMASTIVRYADQISKPSSQRYSEFTDARLEGLKFNLFSSAPVYLDMEEAQLTGWLAEGLKTLGPADPFMKAVLGGQSPAAVVKQVLAGTKLNDVAARKALIEGGPAAINASTDPLIDLARRAEPIIRELRAWQEEKIQSVESSAGEKIARARFAAYGKSVYPDANSNLRFEYGTVLGYELGSTLVPYRTTFYGLYERAEAFSEKVPFNLPTRWREGRNKLDLATPFNFVYTADTIGGNSGTPIINRNAEIVGVNFDSNIQKLPNRYMYIDEAEGSRAVGVHSAGIIEGLKKLYGADKLVAELTGGVR; encoded by the coding sequence ATGAAACGCGCCGTATTCATCCCGCTGCTCGCCGCTGCTATCGCACTTGCCGTCACGGGTCTCGTCGCCGATGACGGCATGTGGACCTTCGACAACCCGCCGCGAAAGCTGATCAAGGAGAAGTACGGATTCGACATCACGGATCAGTGGCTCGAGCACATCCGGTTGTCCGCGGTGCGGGTGTCGGGCGCGTCGGCCTCGTTTGTGTCGCCGGACGGCCTGCTGCTCACCAACCAGCATGTTGGCCGGGATCAGGTTGCCAAGCTTTCGACGCCCCAGCGCGATCTGATCAAGGACGGGTTTTACGCCGCGGCGCGCGACGAGGAACTTAAGTGCACGGATTTCGAGGCGAACGTGCTGGTCTCATACGAGGACATGACCAGGCGCGTGCAGGGAGCCGCGAAGGCGGGGGCGACCGACAAGGACGCCAACGCGCAGCGCAAGGCCGAGATGGCGACGATCGAGAAGGAGTGCTCGACGCAGACCGGCCTCAAGTGCGAGATCGTCACGCTCTACAGCGGCGGCGAGTACTGGCTCTACCGGAACAAGAAGTACACGGATATCCGCCTCGTGTTTGCTCCCGAACAGGACATCGCGTATTTCGGCGGCGACTACGACAACTTCACGTATCCGCGGTGGAACTTCGACATCACGTTCTTCCGCGTGTACGAAAACGGCCAGCCGCTCAAGAGCGAGCACTTCCTCAAGTGGTCGAAGAATGGGGCGGTCGAAGGCGAGCTGATCTTCGCCCCGGGATATCCGGGTGCGACGTCGCGGCTGCTGACTGTGGGTCAGCTCAAGTATCAGCGCGACATCGGCAACCTTCTTCAGATGCACGTGTGGACGTCGCGGCGCGACGCGCTCGTCCGCTACCAGGCACTCGGGGCCGAGCAGGCTCGTCGCGGATCGACGCCGCGACTGGGGCTCGAGAACTCCATCAAGCGGCTCATCGGACAGCAGGACGGATTGAAGAATCCCCGGATCTTCAAGAAGAAGGAAGACGACGAATCGGCGCTCCGGGCGAAAGTGGCGGCCAGTCCCGAGTGGCAGAAACTGTACGCGGCTGGGTGGGACCAGATCGCCGCAGCGTACGCGGCGCTGCCCGCCTTCGCCAGGCGTATCGCCTTCTCCAACCTCACCGCGTCCCGCCTGGGCGGGATGGCGTCGACCATTGTCCGCTACGCCGATCAGATTTCGAAGCCGAGTTCGCAGCGCTATTCTGAATTCACCGATGCGCGTCTGGAAGGACTGAAGTTCAACCTCTTCTCGTCGGCCCCCGTGTATCTCGACATGGAAGAGGCGCAACTGACCGGGTGGCTCGCGGAGGGGCTCAAGACGCTCGGGCCGGCGGACCCGTTCATGAAGGCCGTGCTCGGCGGCCAGTCACCAGCCGCCGTGGTCAAACAGGTGCTGGCGGGAACGAAGCTGAACGACGTCGCCGCGCGCAAAGCACTTATTGAGGGCGGTCCGGCCGCCATCAACGCGTCGACCGATCCCCTGATTGATCTGGCGCGCCGCGCCGAACCCATCATCCGCGAGTTGCGCGCCTGGCAGGAGGAGAAAATCCAGAGCGTCGAGTCGAGCGCGGGCGAGAAGATCGCCCGGGCGCGGTTCGCCGCCTACGGGAAGTCGGTGTATCCGGATGCCAATTCGAACCTCCGGTTCGAGTACGGCACGGTGCTTGGCTACGAACTTGGCTCGACGCTGGTGCCTTACCGGACGACGTTCTACGGATTGTACGAGCGGGCGGAGGCGTTCAGCGAGAAGGTGCCGTTCAATCTTCCGACGCGGTGGCGGGAGGGGCGGAACAAGCTCGATCTCGCGACGCCGTTCAATTTCGTCTATACCGCCGACACGATTGGCGGCAATTCGGGCACGCCCATCATCAACCGCAACGCCGAGATCGTGGGTGTCAACTTCGACAGCAACATCCAGAAGCTGCCCAACCGATACATGTACATCGACGAAGCCGAGGGATCACGCGCTGTCGGCGTGCATTCGGCCGGCATCATCGAGGGCCTCAAGAAGCTGTACGGAGCCGACAAGCTCGTGGCGGAGTTGACCGGCGGGGTTCGCTGA
- a CDS encoding M14 family zinc carboxypeptidase has product MTTPFTRRIRIAVVLAFTIASGATLTLSAQNAKPAPVQKQDEAYTKLIKEYTQDPRISTELVDHMPASDKVPSPLKFLGRIPGTPGELTYAKDIQRYYEALAKSSPRFKYWTIGKTEEGRDMVLLAVADEQTIRTLDTYKANLAALTDPRKTTEAQAQQLLKTSKPIYWITAGMHSGETGGPETLIELPYRLAVEETPFIQNIRNNVIVLITPVIEVDGREKHVDTYYYGKKTGKQRPPLMYWGKYVAHDDNRDAMGQMLKLTQNVNRTFLEWKPTILHDLHEASNYLYASTGRGPYNEQLDAITIDEWWALANAEVMEMAKRNVPGVWTYGFYDGWTPNYMFFIAHTKNSIGRFYEVQSYGPDIVENLRMGASATSREWYRPNPPLPSIKWGPRNNTNIQESALLIALNYVAKNRETFLENYWLKNKRALDKGRTQAPYAWVIPAAQRRKAEAADLVNALRRQGLEISRATAAFEAGTVSVAAGDYVIRADQPYRTMADMYFSLQNYAPANPDPYDDTGWTMQLMRNVSVVPVGEKNVLDQQMALITADVRAAGGIEGAGPVVIVDHTSDNAVVTFRFKHADVKMQAAEEDFEAGGHKFKAGAFIIPAGDRAKLDGTLKELGLSAWGVAAAPSVKMHSLDVPRIGYVHSWSNTQNEGWVRGAFDTFGVPYIYFADIKLREGNLRAKYDVIVYPHVGGTAQSQVNGIPKVGDPVPYKKSELTPNLGVQDQADDIRGGMGLEGLMNLYQFVKEGGLLITEGATSVIFPDYNLVNGVSVESPQGLFVRGSILRGVVADAKSPIMYGYDGAQIPVYFSQSPVLAVGGGGGGGRGGGGGAQIPGVGAVVAPNAGNAQKLSLWAPTGISGVSPGGGPLADIGGRGGRGGAGFAAGTDAPRVILRFPANADDMLLSGVLVGGGALAGRAQVIDSPIGSGHVVMFAIRPFWRFQTQGTFFLGFNAILNWNHLDAGK; this is encoded by the coding sequence ATGACCACGCCATTCACGCGTCGGATCCGGATTGCCGTCGTGCTCGCGTTCACCATCGCAAGTGGCGCCACGCTCACGCTGTCGGCCCAGAACGCGAAACCCGCGCCTGTTCAGAAGCAGGACGAGGCCTACACGAAGCTGATCAAGGAGTACACCCAGGATCCGCGCATCAGCACGGAGCTGGTGGACCACATGCCGGCGAGCGACAAGGTGCCGTCGCCGCTCAAGTTCCTGGGCCGCATCCCGGGAACGCCGGGCGAGCTGACCTATGCGAAGGACATCCAGCGTTATTACGAGGCGCTCGCCAAGTCCTCGCCGCGCTTCAAGTACTGGACGATCGGCAAGACCGAGGAAGGCCGGGACATGGTGCTGCTCGCGGTGGCCGACGAGCAGACGATCAGGACGCTCGACACCTACAAGGCCAATCTGGCCGCGCTGACCGATCCGCGCAAGACAACCGAAGCGCAGGCCCAGCAACTCCTCAAGACGTCGAAGCCCATTTACTGGATCACGGCCGGCATGCACTCGGGCGAGACCGGCGGACCGGAGACGTTGATCGAGCTGCCGTACCGCCTCGCGGTCGAAGAGACGCCGTTCATCCAGAACATCCGCAACAACGTGATTGTCCTGATCACGCCAGTGATCGAGGTGGACGGCCGCGAGAAGCACGTCGACACCTATTACTACGGGAAAAAGACGGGCAAGCAGCGGCCGCCGCTCATGTACTGGGGCAAGTACGTCGCGCACGACGACAACCGCGACGCGATGGGCCAGATGCTCAAGCTCACGCAGAACGTCAATCGGACGTTCCTCGAGTGGAAGCCGACCATCCTGCACGATCTCCACGAAGCGTCCAACTACCTGTATGCGTCAACCGGACGGGGGCCCTACAACGAACAGCTCGATGCCATCACGATTGACGAGTGGTGGGCGCTCGCCAACGCCGAAGTGATGGAGATGGCCAAGCGCAACGTGCCGGGCGTGTGGACGTACGGGTTCTACGACGGCTGGACGCCGAACTATATGTTCTTCATCGCGCACACGAAGAACTCGATAGGCCGGTTCTACGAAGTCCAAAGCTATGGCCCGGACATCGTCGAGAACCTGCGGATGGGCGCCAGCGCGACCAGCCGGGAATGGTACCGTCCGAATCCGCCGCTCCCGTCGATCAAGTGGGGACCGCGCAACAACACGAACATCCAGGAGTCGGCGCTTCTGATCGCGCTCAACTACGTGGCGAAGAACCGCGAGACGTTCCTCGAGAACTACTGGCTCAAGAACAAGCGCGCGCTCGACAAGGGCCGGACGCAGGCGCCGTATGCCTGGGTGATCCCGGCCGCGCAGCGCCGCAAAGCAGAGGCTGCCGATCTGGTCAACGCGCTCCGGCGCCAGGGCCTCGAGATTTCCCGCGCCACCGCGGCGTTCGAGGCAGGGACGGTCAGCGTGGCGGCGGGTGACTACGTCATCCGCGCCGACCAGCCGTACAGAACGATGGCCGACATGTACTTCAGCCTGCAGAACTACGCACCCGCCAATCCGGACCCGTACGACGACACCGGGTGGACGATGCAGTTGATGCGGAATGTATCGGTGGTGCCGGTTGGCGAGAAGAACGTGCTCGACCAGCAGATGGCGCTCATCACGGCCGACGTCAGGGCGGCGGGCGGCATTGAGGGCGCGGGCCCGGTGGTCATCGTCGATCACACGAGCGACAACGCCGTCGTGACGTTCCGCTTCAAGCATGCCGACGTCAAGATGCAGGCGGCCGAAGAGGATTTCGAGGCCGGAGGCCATAAGTTCAAGGCCGGGGCGTTCATCATCCCGGCAGGGGACCGGGCGAAACTCGACGGGACACTCAAGGAGCTCGGGCTGTCGGCCTGGGGCGTGGCCGCCGCGCCGAGCGTCAAGATGCACAGCCTCGACGTGCCGCGGATCGGCTATGTGCACTCGTGGTCGAACACCCAGAACGAAGGGTGGGTGCGCGGGGCGTTCGACACCTTTGGCGTGCCGTACATCTACTTCGCCGACATCAAGCTGCGCGAGGGAAACCTGCGCGCGAAGTACGACGTCATTGTGTACCCGCACGTCGGCGGCACGGCGCAGTCGCAGGTCAACGGGATTCCTAAGGTCGGCGATCCGGTGCCGTACAAGAAGTCCGAACTGACGCCCAATCTCGGTGTGCAGGACCAGGCCGACGACATCCGTGGCGGGATGGGCCTCGAGGGCCTGATGAACCTCTACCAGTTCGTCAAGGAGGGCGGGTTGCTCATCACCGAGGGCGCGACGTCGGTGATCTTCCCCGACTACAACCTCGTGAACGGTGTGAGCGTCGAGAGCCCGCAGGGGCTGTTCGTGCGGGGATCGATCCTGCGCGGCGTGGTGGCTGATGCAAAGAGCCCGATCATGTATGGCTATGACGGCGCGCAGATCCCGGTGTACTTCAGCCAGAGTCCGGTGCTGGCTGTAGGGGGCGGGGGAGGCGGCGGACGGGGCGGTGGTGGAGGCGCGCAGATCCCCGGCGTGGGCGCGGTTGTGGCGCCAAACGCGGGCAACGCGCAGAAGTTGTCGCTGTGGGCTCCGACGGGAATCTCAGGGGTGTCGCCTGGTGGGGGACCCCTTGCTGACATCGGCGGCCGCGGGGGCCGTGGTGGGGCCGGCTTTGCGGCCGGGACGGATGCTCCGCGCGTCATCCTGCGGTTCCCGGCCAACGCTGATGACATGTTGCTGTCGGGCGTGCTGGTTGGCGGCGGGGCGCTCGCCGGGCGGGCCCAGGTGATCGATTCGCCGATCGGGTCGGGCCACGTCGTGATGTTTGCCATTCGGCCGTTCTGGCGCTTCCAGACGCAGGGGACGTTCTTCCTTGGATTCAATGCGATTCTGAATTGGAATCACCTGGATGCGGGAAAGTAG
- a CDS encoding MerR family transcriptional regulator — translation MRLKQYYSSRDVTALTGLTAGQLRWWERQKLIEPALASHPTEAGGFTERRYTPVDLLEIMVLADLRRRGFSLPQLRQLIDTLIDHFGIRLFEASGDGGPLTLLTDCRDIYARTTDGRFFNLLKDPKQPLLVVGEEARFKKLASRARPRKKRKPAPAARTAPDASAR, via the coding sequence ATGCGCCTGAAGCAGTACTACAGCTCGCGAGACGTCACGGCATTGACCGGTCTCACCGCCGGTCAACTGCGCTGGTGGGAACGGCAGAAGCTCATCGAGCCGGCGCTCGCGTCGCATCCGACCGAGGCCGGCGGCTTCACAGAGCGCCGCTACACACCGGTGGATCTGCTTGAGATCATGGTGCTGGCCGACCTGCGCCGCCGTGGGTTTTCGCTTCCGCAACTGCGTCAGCTTATTGACACGCTCATCGACCACTTCGGCATCCGCCTCTTCGAGGCGTCAGGCGACGGCGGGCCGCTCACGCTGCTGACCGACTGCCGCGACATCTACGCGCGCACGACCGACGGACGGTTCTTCAACCTATTGAAGGACCCGAAGCAGCCGCTGCTCGTCGTTGGCGAAGAAGCCCGCTTCAAGAAACTGGCGTCTCGGGCGCGGCCGCGAAAGAAGCGGAAGCCCGCACCAGCCGCCCGCACTGCTCCCGATGCATCGGCCCGTTGA
- a CDS encoding isoprenylcysteine carboxylmethyltransferase family protein, with product MRLLDRFVDDGDRLFRWRSYFPLLMAPVLLVGLWTSSSPFTPGTQERFWETCSILVALSGLGLRMWAVGSAPSGTSERSTVNPRASQLRTTGPYSIVRHPLYLANGLMALGLALFPGIWYLPIILVLSTLLYYERIAAREEAFLFETFGPAFDAWANRVPAIIPSIACYIPATTSFSWRKVARQEFHGLMVVAAGAFVLDGAQESCRAWRWTVDDIWLWFFAASAGIFVVMAAIKKGTRLLES from the coding sequence ATGAGGCTTCTTGACCGTTTCGTCGACGATGGCGACCGCCTGTTCCGCTGGCGTAGCTATTTCCCGTTGCTGATGGCGCCCGTTCTTCTCGTCGGCCTTTGGACCTCCTCGTCGCCATTCACCCCGGGCACCCAGGAACGATTCTGGGAGACCTGTTCCATTCTTGTCGCGCTGTCGGGCCTCGGACTTCGAATGTGGGCGGTCGGTTCGGCGCCGTCCGGAACCTCGGAGCGGAGCACCGTCAACCCGCGCGCGTCCCAACTGCGCACGACCGGCCCGTACTCGATCGTCAGGCATCCGCTCTATCTGGCCAACGGGCTGATGGCCCTTGGCCTGGCGCTCTTTCCGGGGATCTGGTATCTCCCGATCATTCTCGTGTTGTCGACGCTGCTTTACTACGAGCGGATCGCCGCGCGCGAAGAGGCCTTTCTCTTCGAGACGTTCGGGCCGGCGTTTGATGCCTGGGCCAATCGCGTACCGGCCATCATCCCTTCGATTGCCTGTTATATCCCCGCCACCACATCGTTTTCCTGGAGGAAGGTGGCGCGTCAGGAGTTTCACGGTCTGATGGTCGTGGCGGCTGGCGCCTTCGTTCTCGATGGAGCGCAGGAATCGTGCCGGGCGTGGCGTTGGACGGTGGACGACATCTGGCTCTGGTTCTTTGCGGCGAGCGCCGGGATTTTCGTGGTGATGGCCGCCATCAAGAAGGGCACGCGGTTGCTGGAGAGTTGA